One Phocoena sinus isolate mPhoSin1 chromosome 13, mPhoSin1.pri, whole genome shotgun sequence DNA segment encodes these proteins:
- the RETSAT gene encoding all-trans-retinol 13,14-reductase, which translates to MWLLLLSLAALLLAVLGKVCKGLFSSSSPNPFSEDVKRPPAPLVTDKEARKKVLKQAFSASRVPEKLDVVVIGSGFGGLAAAAILTKAGKRVLVLEQHTKAGGCCHTFGQNGLEFDTGIHYIGRMQEGSFGRFILDQITEGQLDWAPTASPFDIMVLEGPNGRKEFPMYSGEKAYIQGLKEKFPQEEAAIDKYIRLVKVVSRGVSHAILLKILPLLMVQVLNKYGLLTHFSSFLHASTQSLAEVLRELPASPELQAVLSYIFPTYGVTASHTTFAMHALLVDHYIKGAFYPRGGSSEIAFHTIPVIQRAGGAVLTRAPVQSILLDSTGKACGVTVKKGQELVSIYCPIVISNAGLFNTYEYLLPEKARCLPGVKRQLGMVRPGLSVFSVFVCLRGAKKDLGLPSTNYYVYFDTDVDTAMEHYLSLPADKAVEHMPVLFIAFPSAKDPSWEDRFSGRSTGVVLVPTSYEWFEEWWDEPQGKRSSGYETLKSSFVEAALSVVLKLFPQLEGKVDSVTGGSPLTNQFYLAAPRGACYGADHDLGRLHPGVMASMRAQSPIPNLYLTGQDVFTCGLMGALQGALLCSSAILKRNLYSDLQKLGSRVQAQKKKN; encoded by the exons ATGTGGCTGTTGCTGCTGTCGCTGGCTGCGCTGCTGCTGGCCGTCCTCGGCAAAGTTTGCAAGGGGTTGTTCTCCAGCAGCTCCCCGAACCCCTTCTCCGAGGATGTCAAGCGGCCACCCGCGCCCCTGGTGACCGACAAGGAGGCCAGGAAGAAGGTTCTCAAGCAAG CTTTCTCAGCCAGCCGAGTGCCAGAGAAGCTGGATGTGGTGGTCATAGGCAGTGGCTTTGGGGGCCTGGCGGCAGCGGCGATCCTGACCAAAGCTGGCAAGCGAGTTCTGGTGCTGGAACAACATACCAAGGCGGGAGGCTGTTGTCACACCTTTGGACAGAATGGCCTTGAATTTGACACGG GAATCCATTATATCGGGCGCATGCAGGAGGGCAGCTTTGGTCGTTTTATCTTGGACCAGATCACTGAGGGGCAGTTGGACTGGGCTCCCACGGCCTCTCCCTTTGACATCATGGTACTAGAAGGGCCCAATGGCCGAAAGGAGTTTCCCATGTACAGTGGGGAGAAAGCCTACATACAGGGCCTCAAGGAGAAGTTTCCCCAGGAAGAAGCTGCCATCGACAAGTATATAAGGCTGGTTAAG GTGGTATCCAGAGGAGTCAGTCATGCCATCTTGTTGAAGATCCTCCCGCTGCTCATGGTTCAGGTCCTCAACAAGTATGGGCTGCTCACCCATTTCTCTTCGTTCCTCCATGCATCCACCCAGAGCCTGGCCGAGGTCCTGCGGGAGCTGCCAGCCTCCCCGGAGCTCCAGGCCGTGCTCAGCTACATCTTTCCCACTTATG gCGTGACCGCCAGCCACACCACCTTTGCCATGCATGCTCTGCTGGTTGACCACTACATAAAAGGGGCCTTTTATCCCCGAGGGGGTTCCAGTGAAATCGCTTTCCACACCATCCCTGTGATTCAGCGGGCCGGGGGTGCTGTCTTGACGAGGGCCCCTGTGCAGAGCATCTTGCTGGACTCAACTGGGAAAGCCTGTG GTGTCACTGTGAAGAAGGGCCAGGAGCTGGTGAGCATCTATTGCCCCATCGTGATCTCCAACGCAGGATTATTCAACACCTATGAGTACCTGTTGCCAGAGAAGGCCCGCTGTCTGCCAG GTGTGAAGCGGCAGCTGGGGATGGTGCGGCCCGGCTTGAGCGTGTTCTCTGTCTTCGTCTGCCTCCGAGGCGCCAAGAAGGACCTGGGGCTGCCGTCGACCAACTACTACGTTTATTTTGACACAGACGTGGACACGGC gatggAGCACTACCTCTCTCTGCCCGCGGACAAGGCTGTAGAGCACATGCCCGTTCTCTTCATTGCTTTCCCGTCGGCCAAGGACCCGTCGTGGGAGGACCGGTTTTCAG GCCGCTCCACAGGGGTCGTGCTGGTGCCCACCTCCTATGAGTGGTTCGAGGAGTGGTGGGACGAGCCCCAGGGAAAGCGGAGCAGCGGCTACGAGACCCTCAAGAGCTCCTTTGTTGAAGCCGCTCTGTCGGTCGTCCTGAAGCTCTTCCCACAGCTGGAGGGGAAG GTGGACAGTGTGACTGGAGGGTCCCCGTTGACCAATCAGTTCTACCTGGCAGCTCCCCGGGGGGCCTGCTACGGGGCTGACCACGACCTGGGCCGCCTGCATCCTGGTGTGATGGCCTCCATGAGGGCCCAGAGCCCCATCCCCAACCTCTACCTGACAG GCCAGGATGTCTTCACCTGTGGGTTGATGGGAGCCCTGCAAGGGGCCCTGCTGTGCAGCAGTGCCATCCTGAAGCGGAACTTGTACTCAGATCTTCAGAAGCTTGGCTCAAGGGTCCAggcacagaagaagaagaattag
- the ELMOD3 gene encoding ELMO domain-containing protein 3 isoform X3, producing MNENSCSFHNEKELRDGQVEGVSAGYPPPCDKDNSALLAFRGIPISELKNHGILRALTAEVNNGWEPAVTNPEVLRAQEEWEAVDSIQPETGSRASSDQPGQLISFIEALQHFQTVDLSSFKKRIQPTIRRTGLAALRHCLFGPPKLHQALREERDLVLTIAQCGLDSQDPMHGRVLQTIYKKLTGSKFDCALHGDHWEDLGFQGTNPATDLRGAGFLALLHLLYLVMDSKTLLMAQEIFRLSRHHIQQFPFCLMSVNITRITIQALREGCLSRLGGVGQEEPQTAAQDPGDLLGWSVKGTGLSVGGAEVCWATSPSLQGSHFHRSV from the exons ATGAATGAAAACTCTTGCTCTTTCCATAATGAGAAAGAATTAAGAGATGGACAG GTTGAAGGTGTGTCTGCTGGGTACCCTCCACCATGTGACAAGGACAACAGTGCTCTTCTGGCTTTCAGGGGAATTCCC ATCTCAGAGTTGAAGAACCACGGCATCCTCCGGGCCCTGACGGCAGAAGTGAATAATGGGTGGGAGCCGGCTG TTACGAATCCAGAGGTGCTCCGAGCCCAAGAAGAATGGGAAGCTGTGGACAGTATCCAGCCAGAGACAG GGAGCCGGGCCAGCTCAGACCAGCCTGGGCAGCTAATCTCTTTCATTGAGGCCCTCCAGCATTTCCAGACCGTGGACCTCTCTTCCTTCAAG aaaagAATCCAGCCAACGATCCGAAGGACCGGGCTTGCTGCCCTCCGGCACTGCCTCTTCGGGCCTCCAAAGCTCCACCAGGCCCTCCGTGAAGAAAGGGACTTGGTCCTGACCATCGCTCAGT GTGGCCTGGATAGCCAAGACCCAATGCATGGCCGAGTCCTCCAGACCATCTATAAGAAGCTGACTGGCTCCAAGTTTGACTGTGCCCTCCACGGAGACCACTGGGAAGATCTGGGCTTTCAGG gaACAAATCCAGCCACAGACTTGAGAGGGGCGGGCTTCCTTGCCCTTCTGCATCTCCTGTACCTGGTGATGGACTCAAAGACCTTGCTGATGGCCCAGGAGATCTTCCGCCTGTCTCGTCACCATATCCAG CAATTCCCCTTCTGTTTGATGTCCGTGAACATCACCCGCATCACCATCCAGGCCTTAAGGGAGGGATGTCTCTCCAG ACTTGGAGGTGTTGGCCAAGAAGAGCCCCAGACGGCTGCTCAAGACCCTGGAGATCTACTTGGCTGGAGTGTCAAAGGGACAGGCCTCTCTGTTGGGGGCGCGGAAGTGTGCTGGGCCACAAGCCCCTCCCTGCAAGGATCTCACTTTCACAGGAGTGTGTGA
- the ELMOD3 gene encoding ELMO domain-containing protein 3 isoform X1: MNENSCSFHNEKELRDGQVEGVSAGYPPPCDKDNSALLAFRGIPISELKNHGILRALTAEVNNGWEPAVTNPEVLRAQEEWEAVDSIQPETGSRASSDQPGQLISFIEALQHFQTVDLSSFKKRIQPTIRRTGLAALRHCLFGPPKLHQALREERDLVLTIAQCGLDSQDPMHGRVLQTIYKKLTGSKFDCALHGDHWEDLGFQGTNPATDLRGAGFLALLHLLYLVMDSKTLLMAQEIFRLSRHHIQQFPFCLMSVNITRITIQALREGCLSRECNRQHEVVPVVNSFYAATFLRLAHVWRTQHKTISDSGFVLRDLEVLAKKSPRRLLKTLEIYLAGVSKGQASLLGARKCAGPQAPPCKDLTFTGVCDLPSHSSEGTWLI, from the exons ATGAATGAAAACTCTTGCTCTTTCCATAATGAGAAAGAATTAAGAGATGGACAG GTTGAAGGTGTGTCTGCTGGGTACCCTCCACCATGTGACAAGGACAACAGTGCTCTTCTGGCTTTCAGGGGAATTCCC ATCTCAGAGTTGAAGAACCACGGCATCCTCCGGGCCCTGACGGCAGAAGTGAATAATGGGTGGGAGCCGGCTG TTACGAATCCAGAGGTGCTCCGAGCCCAAGAAGAATGGGAAGCTGTGGACAGTATCCAGCCAGAGACAG GGAGCCGGGCCAGCTCAGACCAGCCTGGGCAGCTAATCTCTTTCATTGAGGCCCTCCAGCATTTCCAGACCGTGGACCTCTCTTCCTTCAAG aaaagAATCCAGCCAACGATCCGAAGGACCGGGCTTGCTGCCCTCCGGCACTGCCTCTTCGGGCCTCCAAAGCTCCACCAGGCCCTCCGTGAAGAAAGGGACTTGGTCCTGACCATCGCTCAGT GTGGCCTGGATAGCCAAGACCCAATGCATGGCCGAGTCCTCCAGACCATCTATAAGAAGCTGACTGGCTCCAAGTTTGACTGTGCCCTCCACGGAGACCACTGGGAAGATCTGGGCTTTCAGG gaACAAATCCAGCCACAGACTTGAGAGGGGCGGGCTTCCTTGCCCTTCTGCATCTCCTGTACCTGGTGATGGACTCAAAGACCTTGCTGATGGCCCAGGAGATCTTCCGCCTGTCTCGTCACCATATCCAG CAATTCCCCTTCTGTTTGATGTCCGTGAACATCACCCGCATCACCATCCAGGCCTTAAGGGAGGGATGTCTCTCCAG GGAGTGTAACCGGCAACACGAGGTGGTCCCGGTGGTGAACAGCTTCTATGCCGCCACTTTCCTCCGCCTCGCGCACGTCTGGAGGACGCAGCACAAGACCATCTCTGACTCGGGCTTTGTCCTCAGAG ACTTGGAGGTGTTGGCCAAGAAGAGCCCCAGACGGCTGCTCAAGACCCTGGAGATCTACTTGGCTGGAGTGTCAAAGGGACAGGCCTCTCTGTTGGGGGCGCGGAAGTGTGCTGGGCCACAAGCCCCTCCCTGCAAGGATCTCACTTTCACAGGAGTGTGTGACCTGCCATCGCACTCCTCTGAGGGCACATGGCTGATCTGA
- the ELMOD3 gene encoding ELMO domain-containing protein 3 isoform X2 has translation MNENSCSFHNEKELRDGQVEGVSAGYPPPCDKDNSALLAFRGIPISELKNHGILRALTAEVNNGWEPAVTNPEVLRAQEEWEAVDSIQPETGSRASSDQPGQLISFIEALQHFQTVDLSSFKKRIQPTIRRTGLAALRHCLFGPPKLHQALREERDLVLTIAQCGLDSQDPMHGRVLQTIYKKLTGSKFDCALHGDHWEDLGFQGTNPATDLRGAGFLALLHLLYLVMDSKTLLMAQEIFRLSRHHIQETLEEARGGPREDLVLRYIGTHELRMWAYSVLFTMRGAIPLLFDVREHHPHHHPGLKGGMSLQTWRCWPRRAPDGCSRPWRSTWLECQRDRPLCWGRGSVLGHKPLPARISLSQECVTCHRTPLRAHG, from the exons ATGAATGAAAACTCTTGCTCTTTCCATAATGAGAAAGAATTAAGAGATGGACAG GTTGAAGGTGTGTCTGCTGGGTACCCTCCACCATGTGACAAGGACAACAGTGCTCTTCTGGCTTTCAGGGGAATTCCC ATCTCAGAGTTGAAGAACCACGGCATCCTCCGGGCCCTGACGGCAGAAGTGAATAATGGGTGGGAGCCGGCTG TTACGAATCCAGAGGTGCTCCGAGCCCAAGAAGAATGGGAAGCTGTGGACAGTATCCAGCCAGAGACAG GGAGCCGGGCCAGCTCAGACCAGCCTGGGCAGCTAATCTCTTTCATTGAGGCCCTCCAGCATTTCCAGACCGTGGACCTCTCTTCCTTCAAG aaaagAATCCAGCCAACGATCCGAAGGACCGGGCTTGCTGCCCTCCGGCACTGCCTCTTCGGGCCTCCAAAGCTCCACCAGGCCCTCCGTGAAGAAAGGGACTTGGTCCTGACCATCGCTCAGT GTGGCCTGGATAGCCAAGACCCAATGCATGGCCGAGTCCTCCAGACCATCTATAAGAAGCTGACTGGCTCCAAGTTTGACTGTGCCCTCCACGGAGACCACTGGGAAGATCTGGGCTTTCAGG gaACAAATCCAGCCACAGACTTGAGAGGGGCGGGCTTCCTTGCCCTTCTGCATCTCCTGTACCTGGTGATGGACTCAAAGACCTTGCTGATGGCCCAGGAGATCTTCCGCCTGTCTCGTCACCATATCCAG GAGACACTGGAGGAGGCAAGAGGGGGACCCCGTGAGGATCTGGTCTTGAGGTATATCGGGACCCATGAGTTGAGAATGTGGGCATATTCTGTGCTCTTCACGATGCGGGGAG CAATTCCCCTTCTGTTTGATGTCCGTGAACATCACCCGCATCACCATCCAGGCCTTAAGGGAGGGATGTCTCTCCAG ACTTGGAGGTGTTGGCCAAGAAGAGCCCCAGACGGCTGCTCAAGACCCTGGAGATCTACTTGGCTGGAGTGTCAAAGGGACAGGCCTCTCTGTTGGGGGCGCGGAAGTGTGCTGGGCCACAAGCCCCTCCCTGCAAGGATCTCACTTTCACAGGAGTGTGTGACCTGCCATCGCACTCCTCTGAGGGCACATGGCTGA